The Sorex araneus isolate mSorAra2 chromosome 5, mSorAra2.pri, whole genome shotgun sequence genome has a segment encoding these proteins:
- the LOC101558028 gene encoding sulfotransferase 1E1 — protein sequence MDSSESDYFENFGRVHGVLLYKHFIKYWDAVESFQAREDDVVIATYPKSGTTWVSEIVDVIYKEGDVEKCKKDAIFNRVPFLECRNEDKINGVKQLEEKASPRIIKTHLTPELLPASFWEKNCKMIYVCRNAKDVAVSYYYFFKMVPVHPNPGTFPEFVEKFMDGLVPYGSWYDHAKSWWEKRKTSQVLFIFYEDLIEDLRKEVIKLIQFLGRKPSEELVNKIVHHTSFQEMKNNPTTNYTMLPDDMMNQKICPFMRKGISGDWKNHFTVALSEKFDEHYEQQMKGSTLKVPTEI from the exons ATGGATTCTTCAGAGTCTGACTATTTTGAAAACTTTGGCAGAGTTCATGGGGTTTTATTGTACAAACACTTTATCAAATATTGGGATGCAGTGGAATCATTCCAGGCAAGAGAAGATGATGTTGTGATTGCGACCTATCCCAAGTCTG GCACAACTTGGGTTAGTGAAATTGTAGATGTGATCTACAAAGAAGGTGATGTGGAAAAGTGCAAAAAAGATGCCATTTTTAATAGAGTACCTTTTCTGGAGTGcagaaatgaagataaaataaatg GAGTAAAGCAATTAGAAGAGAAGGCATCTCCTAGGATCATAAAAACACATCTGACACCTGAACTTCTTCCAGCCTCATTCTGGGAAAAGAATTGCAAG atGATCTACGTTTGCCGGAATGCAAAAGATGTAGCTGTTTCTTATTATTACTTCTTTAAAATGGTGCCTGTTCATCCAAACCCTGGGACCTTTCCAGAGTTTGTGGAAAAATTTATGGATGGGCTGG ttcCATATGGTTCTTGGTATGATCATGCAAAATCATGGTGGGAAAAGAGAAAGACTTCACAAGTGCTATTTATTTTCTATGAAGACCTAATAGAG gATCTCAGAAAGGAAGTGATaaaattgatacaatttctgggaAGAAAACCCTCAGAAGAGCTTGTAAATAAGATCGTACACCATACTTCATTCCAGGAGATGAAGAATAATCCAACTACCAATTACACAATGCTCCCGGACGACATGATGAACCAAAAAATATGTCCCTTCATGAGAAAAG GGATTTCAGGAGACTGGAAAAATCACTTTACGGTAGCTCTGAGTGAAAAATTTGATGAACACTATGAACAACAAATGAAGGGGTCCACGCTGAAAGTGCCAACTGAGATCTAA